A part of Cystobacter ferrugineus genomic DNA contains:
- a CDS encoding hybrid sensor histidine kinase/response regulator: MKNPMTPPGLPSELDIEKTSRASRMDWLSGGGAMGELIRSMDWSTTPLGPVESWPQSLRTTVSLCLSSTFPILIAWGPERVQIYNDAYRPICGAKHPQSMGQRFNECWASALPAVGAVVDRAQAGTGSYLENLPMILDRYGYLEEAFMTFSFSPIRDESGNVGGLFHPITETTDKMLSARRTQALQHLAARLGDVKSLAEVGERLSQAAGESVLDLPFLLYYQFDEAGRHARLLGGTGLAPDSVARPSELDLGGPDEPCWPLARVLESRRMEPVEDLRSRFDAWTCEPYEEPPHQALLIPLQPVGAASPTGCLVAGVSVRRALDASYRAFYELLGNTVTTALTNVRAYEEEQKRAAALAEIDRAKTAFFSNVSHEFRTPLTLMLGPLEDSLADLQEPLSDGQRQRQQLIHRNGLRLLKLVNSLLDFSRIEAGRVQASYRPTDLSQLTVDLASAFESAMAQAGLTYTVTAPPLPEPVYVDTDFWEKIVLNLISNAFKFTLKGGVEVQLTPLEGRVRLTVRDTGTGIPETEMPRLFERFHRVETTRGRTYEGTGIGLALVQELVRLQGGSLRAESVEGQGSAFHVELPFGHAHLDPARIDPRENPLGAQSLSAAFAEEALRWLPDAVQSPPAPAPVTTAEPVSPPSRAEGFQFPSKPKILIADDNADMRGYIKSLLQRSSEVRTVEDGEAAYATVLQWAPDLVLSDVMMPRLDGFGLLRKLREDARARSVPLILLSARAGTEARIEGLQAGADDYLVKPFNAPELLARVESAVRLARERTERERVAQDRVKLEQQLIGIVSHDLRSPISAILMSTQLMLRRMDLDEKTAKMAARIQASAERANRMIRDLLDFTQARLGGGLRIERAPAALHDIVWHAVEEVKLAHSGRELLLDMDEMPTSGWDSDRLSQVVINLVSNAVKYSPAPCPVHIQVRKRPDQALIEVHNGGEPISPALLPLLFQPLQRGGQSVDKVGRSIGLGLYIVEQIVRAHGGTVGVQSTVQSGTTFSVHLPLQV; this comes from the coding sequence ATGAAGAACCCCATGACGCCACCCGGCCTCCCCTCGGAGCTGGACATCGAGAAGACCTCGCGGGCCTCCCGCATGGATTGGCTGTCGGGCGGTGGGGCGATGGGTGAGCTCATCCGGTCCATGGATTGGTCCACCACGCCCCTGGGTCCCGTCGAGTCCTGGCCCCAGAGCTTGCGCACCACCGTCAGCCTCTGCCTGTCCTCCACCTTCCCCATCCTGATCGCCTGGGGACCCGAGCGCGTGCAGATCTACAACGACGCCTACCGCCCCATCTGCGGCGCCAAACACCCCCAATCCATGGGGCAGCGCTTCAACGAGTGCTGGGCCTCGGCGCTCCCCGCCGTCGGGGCCGTGGTCGACCGGGCCCAGGCGGGCACCGGCTCGTACCTCGAGAACCTGCCCATGATCCTCGACCGGTACGGCTACCTGGAGGAGGCATTCATGACCTTCTCGTTCAGCCCCATCCGCGACGAGTCGGGCAACGTCGGCGGCCTCTTCCACCCCATCACCGAGACCACCGACAAGATGCTCAGCGCCCGGAGGACCCAGGCGCTGCAACACCTGGCCGCGCGGCTGGGCGACGTGAAGTCCCTGGCCGAGGTGGGCGAGCGGCTGAGCCAGGCCGCCGGGGAGTCCGTGCTCGATCTGCCCTTCCTGCTCTACTACCAGTTCGACGAGGCGGGCCGGCATGCCCGGCTGCTCGGCGGCACGGGGCTCGCGCCGGACAGCGTGGCCCGGCCGTCCGAGCTCGACCTCGGGGGCCCGGACGAGCCGTGCTGGCCGCTGGCCCGGGTGCTGGAGTCGCGGCGGATGGAGCCAGTGGAGGATCTGCGGAGCCGGTTCGACGCCTGGACCTGCGAGCCCTACGAGGAGCCTCCCCATCAGGCGCTGCTCATTCCCCTGCAGCCGGTGGGCGCGGCCTCTCCCACCGGGTGCCTGGTGGCGGGCGTCAGCGTGCGGCGCGCCCTGGACGCGAGCTACCGCGCCTTCTACGAGCTGCTGGGCAACACCGTGACGACCGCCCTCACCAACGTCCGGGCGTACGAGGAGGAGCAGAAGCGCGCCGCGGCGCTCGCCGAGATCGATCGCGCCAAGACGGCCTTCTTCTCCAACGTGTCCCACGAGTTCCGCACGCCCCTGACCCTGATGCTGGGGCCGCTGGAGGACTCGCTGGCGGATCTCCAGGAGCCGCTGTCCGACGGGCAGCGCCAGCGGCAGCAGCTCATCCACCGCAACGGCCTGCGGCTGCTCAAGCTCGTCAACTCCCTGCTGGACTTCTCCCGCATCGAGGCGGGCCGGGTCCAGGCCAGCTACCGGCCCACCGACCTGTCCCAGCTCACCGTGGACCTGGCGAGTGCCTTCGAGTCGGCGATGGCCCAGGCGGGACTCACGTACACCGTCACGGCGCCCCCCCTCCCCGAGCCCGTCTACGTGGACACCGACTTCTGGGAGAAGATCGTCCTCAACCTCATCTCCAACGCCTTCAAGTTCACCCTGAAGGGCGGCGTCGAGGTCCAGCTCACCCCGCTCGAGGGCCGGGTACGGTTGACGGTGCGGGATACCGGAACCGGCATCCCCGAGACCGAGATGCCTCGGCTGTTCGAGCGCTTCCACCGCGTGGAGACCACCCGGGGCCGCACCTACGAGGGCACGGGCATTGGACTGGCGCTGGTGCAGGAGCTGGTGAGGTTGCAGGGCGGCTCGCTCCGCGCGGAGAGCGTGGAGGGACAGGGCAGCGCGTTCCATGTCGAGCTGCCGTTCGGCCATGCCCACCTGGATCCCGCCCGCATCGATCCGCGCGAGAACCCCTTGGGCGCGCAATCCTTGAGCGCGGCCTTCGCCGAGGAGGCGCTGCGCTGGTTGCCCGACGCGGTGCAAAGCCCCCCTGCTCCGGCGCCCGTCACCACGGCCGAGCCCGTCTCCCCGCCGTCCAGGGCCGAGGGGTTCCAGTTCCCCTCGAAGCCGAAGATCCTCATCGCCGACGACAACGCGGACATGCGCGGCTACATCAAGTCCCTGCTCCAGCGATCCAGCGAGGTGCGCACGGTGGAGGATGGAGAGGCGGCGTATGCCACCGTGCTCCAGTGGGCGCCGGACCTCGTGCTCAGTGACGTGATGATGCCGAGGCTCGACGGCTTCGGCCTGCTGCGCAAGCTCCGGGAGGATGCCCGCGCCCGCTCCGTGCCCCTCATCCTGCTGTCGGCGCGCGCGGGAACCGAGGCCCGCATCGAGGGGCTCCAGGCTGGCGCGGACGACTACCTCGTCAAGCCCTTCAACGCCCCCGAGCTGCTCGCCCGCGTCGAGAGCGCCGTCCGGCTGGCGCGCGAGCGCACCGAGCGCGAGCGCGTGGCCCAGGATCGGGTCAAGCTGGAGCAACAGCTCATTGGCATCGTCAGCCACGATCTGCGCAGCCCCATCTCGGCCATCCTCATGTCGACGCAGCTCATGCTGCGCCGCATGGACCTGGACGAGAAGACGGCGAAGATGGCCGCGCGCATCCAGGCCAGCGCGGAGCGCGCCAACCGGATGATCCGCGACCTGCTCGACTTCACCCAGGCGCGGCTGGGCGGGGGCCTGCGCATCGAGCGCGCGCCCGCGGCGCTGCATGACATCGTCTGGCACGCCGTGGAGGAGGTGAAGCTCGCGCATTCGGGGCGCGAACTGCTGCTCGACATGGACGAGATGCCCACCAGCGGGTGGGACTCGGACCGGCTCTCCCAGGTGGTGATCAACCTCGTGAGCAACGCGGTGAAGTACAGCCCCGCGCCCTGCCCCGTCCACATCCAGGTCCGCAAGCGGCCCGACCAGGCCTTGATCGAGGTGCACAACGGCGGCGAGCCCATCTCCCCGGCCCTGCTCCCCCTGCTCTTCCAGCCCTTGCAGCGCGGCGGGCAGAGCGTGGACAAGGTGGGCCGGAGCATCGGCCTGGGGCTCTATATCGTGGAGCAGATCGTCCGCGCGCATGGCGGCACGGTCGGCGTCCAATCGACGGTCCAGAGCGGCACGACCTTCTCGGTCCATCTGCCCCTCCAGGTTTGA
- a CDS encoding TlyA family RNA methyltransferase has protein sequence MKPRKERLDVLVVERGLAESRTKAQALILAGQVVVGDQRVDKPGSLVPVEAELRLKGEVLPYVSRGGLKLKAAIDRFGLDMRGRVAADIGASTGGFTDCLLQEGAVRVHAIDVGYGQLHEKLRTDPRIRSRERVNARYLTDEDLPEPVDVVVIDVSFISLTQVLPAVLPFLKPGGLLVALVKPQFEVGPDRVGKGGVVRDVAARQEAIDSTVAFVQRQGLTVRGVMDSTVPGPAGNVEALLVADRP, from the coding sequence ATGAAGCCGCGCAAGGAGCGGCTGGACGTGTTGGTGGTGGAGCGGGGGCTCGCGGAGTCGCGGACCAAGGCCCAGGCCCTCATCCTCGCCGGACAGGTGGTCGTCGGCGACCAGCGCGTGGACAAGCCCGGCTCACTGGTGCCAGTGGAGGCGGAGCTGCGGCTCAAGGGCGAGGTGTTGCCCTACGTGTCGCGGGGCGGGTTGAAGCTCAAGGCCGCCATCGATCGCTTCGGTCTGGACATGCGCGGCCGGGTGGCGGCGGACATCGGCGCCAGCACGGGCGGCTTCACCGACTGCCTCCTGCAGGAGGGGGCCGTGCGCGTGCATGCCATCGACGTGGGCTATGGGCAGCTCCACGAGAAGCTGCGCACGGATCCGCGCATCCGCTCGCGCGAGCGCGTCAATGCCCGCTACCTCACCGACGAGGATCTGCCCGAGCCGGTGGACGTGGTGGTCATCGACGTGAGCTTCATCTCGCTCACGCAGGTGCTGCCCGCGGTGCTGCCCTTCCTCAAGCCGGGCGGCCTGTTGGTGGCGCTCGTGAAGCCCCAGTTCGAGGTGGGACCGGATCGGGTGGGCAAGGGCGGCGTGGTGCGGGACGTGGCCGCGCGCCAGGAGGCCATCGACTCCACGGTCGCCTTCGTCCAGCGGCAGGGCCTCACGGTGCGTGGGGTGATGGACTCGACCGTGCCGGGCCCCGCGGGCAACGTCGAGGCGCTGCTCGTCGCGGACCGGCCCTGA
- a CDS encoding 1-deoxy-D-xylulose-5-phosphate synthase, whose amino-acid sequence MTERLLPRIHEPKDLRALPESDLPRLCEELREDIIALCGRVGGHLGASLGVVELIVALHRVFHSPQDALVFDVGHQAYAHKLLTGRRERMDTLRQAGGIAPFLDPRESPHDALAAGHASTAVSAALGMLQGRRLRGLPGHAVAVVGDGALTGGLTFEGLNNAGGSHLPLVVVLNDNQMSISANVGAIPALLRTSGARAFFEGLGFTYLGPLDGHDLPVLLHALREARTSSRPVVVHVLTQKGRGFPPAEADLQTRGHAMGPYEWRDGKLVRSRGGQRTFSEAFASAVEELMARDARVVTVTPAMLEGSALVRLQQRFPERVFDVGIAESHAVTFCAGLAATGLRPVCAIYSTFLQRAYDQIIHDVCLTGLPVLFAVDRAGLVGADGATHQGTYDVASLRPIPGLTMMAPVTGEDVPELLATALALPGPSLMRFPRGTLPEWPAGLVPEAPGAGQGARWLKRARAPRVCLLTLGPLAVSALEAAAAEPDWSVVDARFVTPLDEAAVLEAAACGRLVVAEEGTTHGGLGSAVLEVLAARRVVARVRLLGMPDAFVPHGDARVQRAQLGLDAAGLRRAARALLEEDAP is encoded by the coding sequence GTGACGGAGCGGCTCCTGCCGCGCATCCACGAGCCGAAGGACCTCCGGGCCCTGCCCGAGTCCGACCTGCCCCGTCTGTGCGAGGAGCTGCGGGAGGACATCATCGCCCTGTGTGGCCGCGTGGGCGGCCACCTGGGCGCCTCGCTGGGCGTGGTGGAGCTCATCGTCGCCCTGCACCGCGTCTTCCACTCGCCCCAGGACGCGCTCGTCTTCGACGTGGGCCACCAGGCCTATGCCCACAAGCTGCTCACCGGCCGGCGCGAGCGCATGGACACCTTGCGCCAGGCCGGGGGCATCGCGCCCTTCCTGGATCCGCGCGAGAGCCCCCACGATGCCCTGGCCGCGGGCCACGCGAGCACCGCCGTCTCCGCCGCGTTGGGCATGCTCCAGGGCCGGCGGCTGCGCGGACTGCCCGGGCACGCGGTGGCGGTGGTGGGGGATGGGGCCCTCACCGGGGGTCTCACCTTCGAGGGGCTCAACAACGCCGGGGGCTCGCATCTGCCGCTGGTGGTGGTGCTCAACGACAACCAGATGTCCATCTCCGCCAACGTGGGCGCCATCCCCGCGCTGCTGCGCACGAGTGGAGCCCGGGCCTTCTTCGAGGGGCTCGGCTTCACCTACCTGGGGCCGCTGGACGGACATGATCTGCCCGTGCTCCTGCACGCGCTGCGCGAGGCGCGCACCTCGTCGCGCCCGGTGGTGGTGCACGTGCTCACGCAGAAGGGCCGGGGCTTTCCCCCCGCCGAGGCGGATCTCCAGACGCGTGGCCACGCCATGGGCCCGTACGAGTGGCGGGACGGGAAGCTCGTGCGCTCGCGCGGGGGCCAGCGCACCTTCAGCGAGGCCTTCGCCTCCGCCGTGGAAGAGCTGATGGCGCGTGACGCGCGCGTGGTGACGGTGACGCCGGCCATGCTGGAGGGCAGTGCCCTGGTGCGGCTCCAGCAGCGCTTCCCCGAGCGGGTCTTCGACGTGGGCATCGCCGAGTCGCATGCCGTCACCTTCTGCGCGGGCCTGGCCGCCACGGGACTGCGGCCCGTGTGCGCCATCTACTCGACGTTCCTGCAGCGCGCGTACGATCAGATCATCCACGACGTGTGCCTGACGGGCCTGCCCGTGCTGTTCGCCGTGGATCGCGCGGGCCTGGTGGGCGCGGATGGCGCCACGCACCAGGGCACCTATGACGTGGCCTCGCTGCGGCCCATCCCCGGCCTCACGATGATGGCGCCGGTGACGGGTGAGGACGTGCCGGAGTTGCTCGCCACCGCGCTCGCGCTGCCGGGCCCCTCGCTGATGCGCTTTCCCCGGGGCACCCTGCCGGAGTGGCCGGCCGGACTCGTGCCCGAGGCGCCGGGGGCGGGGCAGGGGGCGCGCTGGTTGAAGCGGGCACGAGCGCCGCGCGTGTGCTTGCTCACCCTGGGGCCGCTCGCCGTGTCCGCGTTGGAGGCCGCCGCGGCGGAGCCGGACTGGAGCGTGGTGGACGCGCGCTTCGTCACCCCGCTCGATGAGGCGGCCGTGCTGGAGGCCGCCGCCTGTGGGCGCCTGGTGGTGGCGGAGGAGGGCACGACGCACGGAGGGCTGGGCAGCGCGGTGCTGGAGGTGCTCGCCGCCCGGCGCGTGGTGGCCCGGGTGAGGCTGCTGGGCATGCCGGATGCCTTCGTGCCCCATGGGGACGCGCGTGTGCAGCGGGCGCAACTGGGCCTGGATGCCGCGGGGCTGCGACGCGCGGCCCGGGCGTTGCTCGAGGAGGACGCACCATGA
- a CDS encoding polyprenyl synthetase family protein, whose amino-acid sequence MSSFDLHAYLNTQQQRVEALLRSRTEELGTQVPPRLLESIRYSLLAGGKRLRPVLCLSFAEAVLQQTTTSRVVEDCACALEFIHTYSLVHDDLPSMDDDDLRRGVPTNHKVYGEAMAILAGDSMLTDAFALVAGGPEPMRAALCRELAVAAGSSGMVGGQVLDIAEDRPAHIDYLTRMHRLKTGALIRAACRMGVIAAGGGADALARADTYGDAVGLAFQIADDVLDVTSDASTLGKPVGADAAAGRHTFPAVLGLEESKQLAKRKVAEAIAAVAPLEPREGPLAALARYSVERSS is encoded by the coding sequence ATGTCGTCTTTTGATTTGCATGCCTACCTGAACACCCAGCAGCAGCGGGTGGAAGCGCTGCTGCGCTCGCGCACGGAGGAGCTGGGGACCCAGGTGCCCCCCCGTCTGCTCGAGTCCATCCGCTACTCGCTGCTGGCCGGTGGCAAGCGGCTGCGTCCGGTGTTGTGCCTGAGCTTCGCCGAGGCCGTGCTCCAGCAGACCACCACGTCGCGCGTGGTGGAGGACTGCGCGTGCGCGCTCGAGTTCATCCACACCTACTCGCTCGTGCACGATGATCTGCCGTCCATGGACGACGACGATCTGCGCCGGGGCGTGCCCACCAACCACAAGGTGTACGGCGAGGCGATGGCCATCCTCGCGGGCGACTCGATGCTCACGGACGCCTTCGCCCTGGTGGCCGGCGGCCCCGAGCCGATGCGCGCCGCGCTCTGCCGTGAGCTGGCCGTGGCCGCGGGCTCCTCGGGCATGGTGGGCGGTCAGGTGCTGGACATCGCCGAGGATCGCCCGGCCCACATCGACTACCTCACCCGGATGCACCGCCTGAAGACGGGCGCCCTCATCCGCGCCGCGTGCCGCATGGGCGTCATCGCCGCGGGGGGCGGTGCCGACGCGCTCGCCCGCGCGGACACCTACGGGGACGCGGTGGGACTCGCCTTCCAGATCGCCGATGACGTGCTGGACGTCACGAGCGACGCGTCCACCCTGGGCAAGCCCGTGGGCGCGGACGCCGCCGCCGGACGTCACACCTTCCCGGCGGTGCTGGGCCTGGAAGAGTCCAAGCAGCTCGCCAAGCGCAAGGTGGCCGAGGCCATCGCCGCCGTGGCGCCGCTGGAGCCCCGGGAGGGCCCGCTGGCGGCGCTCGCGCGCTACTCGGTGGAGCGCAGCTCGTGA
- a CDS encoding response regulator, producing the protein MSKPKVTIVDDDRDTRELLSLALESEDFEVNAAANGLRLIASLQLKRPDVILMDVNMSWIDGFELCKAVKKNEQFRDIPIIFISGRGEPEDKRRGAEAGAADYFVKPLDLEALIRRLRQLLPQQPTPEVT; encoded by the coding sequence ATGTCCAAGCCCAAGGTCACCATCGTCGACGATGACCGCGACACGCGCGAGTTGCTCTCGCTCGCCCTGGAGTCCGAAGACTTCGAGGTCAACGCCGCCGCCAACGGTCTGCGGCTCATCGCCTCCCTTCAGCTCAAGCGGCCCGACGTCATCCTCATGGACGTGAACATGTCCTGGATCGATGGCTTCGAGCTGTGCAAGGCCGTCAAGAAGAACGAACAGTTCCGCGACATCCCCATCATCTTCATCAGTGGACGTGGGGAGCCCGAGGACAAGCGGCGCGGCGCGGAAGCCGGCGCCGCGGATTATTTCGTGAAGCCCCTGGACCTGGAGGCGCTGATCCGTCGTCTGCGCCAGCTCCTTCCACAGCAGCCCACGCCCGAGGTTACCTGA
- the xseB gene encoding exodeoxyribonuclease VII small subunit yields the protein MAKDSRGKGAEAVPEQYGDVVQKLEEMVARLEGGTLSLEESLKSFEEGIKLVRRGEQLLNAAEKRIEELLSADGQDEVVPLQAGVKPPVVSPAPAAPAPARGSPAASRAATPPPEDDVPF from the coding sequence GTGGCGAAGGACAGCAGGGGCAAGGGGGCGGAGGCGGTGCCCGAGCAGTACGGGGACGTGGTGCAGAAGCTCGAGGAGATGGTGGCCCGGCTGGAGGGCGGCACCCTCTCGCTCGAGGAGTCGCTCAAGTCCTTCGAGGAGGGCATCAAGCTGGTGCGCCGGGGTGAGCAGCTGCTCAACGCGGCGGAGAAGCGCATCGAGGAGTTGCTGTCCGCGGATGGACAGGACGAGGTGGTGCCGCTGCAGGCGGGCGTGAAGCCCCCGGTGGTGTCCCCGGCGCCCGCCGCTCCCGCTCCGGCCCGGGGCAGCCCGGCTGCTTCCCGAGCGGCCACCCCCCCTCCCGAGGATGATGTGCCGTTCTAG